A single genomic interval of Streptomyces sp. BA2 harbors:
- a CDS encoding Rossmann-like domain-containing protein, which produces MSHPEPRTPHNVAELIDAVLAGEHGPDPKELSVTSAFWLYNTTRLAGSEVTYHNHYLLLRVGTAFGACSFEAGELAPDFCENASGHSLDKLLRAESTPVRIAALDAYLAQVNPHRDAADAERVTLPTGTPEVRAKARDAAIAGLLDIEPGAKVALIGVVNPLVAAIRERGGVCLPCDLNLRTTQWGDRVTDDMTEVLKEAEAVVATGMTLSNGTFDLILAHCREHEVPLVVYAQSGSAVARAFLPAGVTGLSAEPFAFSQFSADETPLYRYKEAA; this is translated from the coding sequence ATGTCACACCCTGAGCCGCGCACGCCCCACAACGTCGCGGAGCTCATCGACGCCGTCCTGGCGGGCGAGCACGGCCCCGACCCCAAGGAACTCTCCGTCACCAGCGCGTTCTGGCTGTACAACACCACCCGCCTCGCGGGCAGCGAAGTGACGTACCACAACCACTACTTGCTGCTCCGGGTCGGGACGGCGTTCGGTGCCTGCTCCTTCGAGGCCGGTGAACTCGCCCCGGACTTCTGCGAGAACGCGTCGGGCCACAGCCTCGACAAGCTGCTGCGCGCCGAGTCCACGCCCGTTCGCATCGCCGCGCTCGACGCCTATCTCGCGCAGGTGAACCCGCACCGGGACGCCGCCGACGCCGAGCGCGTCACGCTGCCCACCGGCACCCCGGAGGTCCGCGCGAAGGCACGCGACGCGGCCATCGCGGGGCTGCTCGACATCGAGCCGGGCGCGAAGGTGGCGCTCATCGGCGTGGTCAACCCCCTCGTCGCGGCGATACGCGAGCGGGGCGGCGTCTGCCTGCCCTGCGACCTCAACCTCCGTACGACCCAGTGGGGCGACCGGGTCACCGACGACATGACGGAGGTACTCAAGGAAGCCGAAGCCGTGGTCGCCACCGGCATGACGCTGAGCAACGGCACCTTCGACCTGATCCTCGCGCACTGCCGCGAGCACGAGGTGCCGCTGGTGGTGTACGCGCAGAGCGGCAGCGCGGTGGCTCGCGCGTTCCTGCCCGCCGGGGTGACCGGGCTCTCCGCGGAACCCTTCGCTTTCTCGCAGTTCAGCGCCGACGAGACGCCGCTCTACCGCTACAAGGAGGCGGCGTGA
- a CDS encoding ABC transporter ATP-binding protein, with product MELVLDGLSVTIDGKLLVRDLSLKVGSGQIVGLVGPNGSGKSTALKCVYRALRPSSGVVRVGDDDLSRLTPRRSAQVVAAMAQDGAVDLDFTVEEVIALGRAPHLRGNQALGARERDLCARTMARLDLTRLADRGVLTLSGGERQRVLLARALVQEPRILVLDEPTNHLDVRHQIELLSLLKGSGLTVLVVLHDLNLAAAACDRIGVLSEGALVAAGTPEEVLTTGLVDEVFGVKASVITHPLTGDPQLLYALSPSTPL from the coding sequence ATGGAACTCGTACTCGACGGCCTGTCCGTGACGATCGACGGCAAGCTCCTCGTCCGGGACCTGTCCCTGAAGGTGGGCAGCGGCCAGATCGTGGGCCTGGTCGGCCCGAACGGCAGTGGCAAGTCCACCGCCCTCAAGTGCGTCTACCGTGCGCTGCGTCCGAGTTCCGGCGTGGTCAGGGTGGGCGACGACGATCTCTCCCGCCTGACGCCGCGCCGCAGCGCGCAGGTCGTCGCCGCGATGGCCCAGGACGGCGCCGTGGACCTCGATTTCACGGTGGAGGAGGTCATCGCCCTGGGCCGCGCGCCCCATCTGCGCGGCAACCAGGCGCTCGGCGCACGCGAACGCGACCTGTGCGCGCGGACGATGGCCCGTCTCGACCTCACCCGCCTCGCCGACCGCGGCGTACTCACCCTGTCGGGCGGCGAACGTCAACGCGTCCTGCTGGCAAGGGCGTTGGTGCAGGAGCCGCGGATCCTGGTCCTGGACGAGCCGACCAACCACCTCGACGTCCGCCACCAGATAGAGCTCCTCTCGCTCCTGAAGGGCTCGGGGCTCACCGTCCTCGTGGTCCTGCACGACCTCAACCTCGCGGCGGCCGCGTGCGACCGCATCGGAGTGCTGTCCGAGGGCGCGCTGGTGGCCGCCGGTACGCCGGAAGAGGTGCTCACCACGGGTCTCGTCGACGAGGTGTTCGGCGTCAAGGCCAGCGTGATCACCCACCCCCTGACCGGCGACCCCCAACTCCTCTACGCACTCAGCCCCTCGACTCCCCTCTGA
- a CDS encoding substrate-binding domain-containing protein, with translation MATETLKSNAGGATGLRRVLLDNGALSALVVLLVAMSLLSGDFLTTQNLLNVGVQAAVTAILAFGVTFVIVSAGIDLSVGSVAALSATVLAWSATSEGMPVWLAIIFAVGTGIACGFVNGLLVSYGKLPPFIATLAMLSVARGLSLVISQGSPIPFPDSVSNLGDTIGGWLPVPVIVMIAMGLVTALILGRTYIGRSMYAIGGNEEAARLSGLRVKRQKLVIYGLSGLFAAVAGIVLASRLVSAQPQAAQGYELDAIAAVVIGGASLAGGVGKASGTLIGALILAVLRNGLNLLSVSAFWQQVVIGVVIALAVLLDTLRRKAGATPGASTGAAAGGGKKGPQALKLGIAAVLVAAVVGAVSFFNNGSSGTTTKIGMSLSTLNNPFFVQMKEGAQAEAEKAGIDLTVTDAQNDASQQTNQLQNFTGEGMKSIIVNPVDSDAVGPAVRGANKSDIPVIAADRGVNKAKAATLVASDNVAGGKLAAKTLAEKLGGKGKIVTLQGVAGTSASRERGKGFAEGIKEYPGIKVVASQPADFDRTKGLDVMTNLIQSNPGIDGVFAENDEMALGAVKALGNKAGKSVSVVGFDGTPDGLKAVEAGTLYASVAQQPKELGRIAVQNAVKAVRGKEVETMVKVPVKVVTKKNVADFS, from the coding sequence GTGGCCACTGAAACGCTGAAGAGCAACGCGGGTGGCGCCACCGGTCTGCGCCGCGTGCTGCTCGACAACGGCGCGCTGAGCGCCCTGGTAGTCCTCCTGGTGGCGATGTCGCTGCTCTCCGGGGACTTCCTCACCACCCAGAACCTGCTCAACGTGGGCGTGCAGGCCGCGGTCACCGCGATCCTCGCGTTCGGCGTCACCTTCGTCATCGTCTCGGCGGGCATCGACCTGTCGGTCGGCTCGGTGGCCGCGCTCTCCGCGACGGTCCTCGCCTGGTCGGCGACGTCCGAAGGCATGCCGGTCTGGCTCGCGATCATCTTTGCCGTCGGCACCGGCATAGCGTGCGGTTTCGTGAACGGCCTGCTCGTCTCGTACGGCAAACTCCCGCCGTTCATTGCGACGTTGGCGATGCTGTCGGTGGCCCGCGGTCTCTCCCTGGTCATCTCGCAGGGCAGCCCGATCCCGTTCCCCGACTCGGTCTCCAACCTCGGTGACACCATCGGCGGCTGGCTGCCGGTCCCGGTCATCGTGATGATCGCGATGGGCCTGGTCACGGCGCTCATCCTGGGCCGTACGTACATCGGCCGCTCCATGTACGCGATCGGCGGCAACGAAGAGGCGGCCCGTCTCTCCGGGCTCCGCGTGAAGCGGCAGAAGCTCGTCATCTACGGCCTGTCCGGCCTCTTCGCCGCCGTCGCGGGCATCGTCCTCGCGTCCCGTCTGGTCTCCGCGCAGCCGCAGGCCGCGCAGGGTTACGAGCTGGACGCGATCGCCGCGGTCGTCATCGGCGGCGCGAGCCTTGCGGGCGGCGTCGGCAAGGCGTCCGGCACCCTGATCGGCGCGCTGATCCTGGCGGTCCTGCGCAACGGCCTCAACCTCCTCTCCGTGTCCGCCTTCTGGCAGCAGGTCGTGATCGGCGTCGTCATCGCGCTCGCGGTCCTGCTCGATACGTTGCGCAGGAAGGCGGGGGCGACTCCTGGAGCCTCGACGGGCGCGGCAGCCGGGGGCGGCAAGAAGGGACCCCAGGCCCTGAAGCTCGGGATCGCGGCCGTGCTTGTGGCGGCCGTCGTGGGCGCCGTCTCCTTCTTCAACAACGGTTCGTCCGGTACGACGACGAAGATCGGCATGTCGCTCTCCACCCTCAACAACCCCTTCTTCGTGCAGATGAAGGAGGGCGCGCAGGCGGAGGCGGAGAAGGCAGGCATCGACCTCACGGTCACGGACGCGCAGAACGACGCCTCGCAGCAGACCAACCAGCTGCAGAACTTCACCGGCGAAGGCATGAAGTCGATCATCGTCAACCCGGTCGACTCTGACGCGGTGGGCCCCGCGGTGCGCGGCGCCAACAAGTCGGACATTCCGGTGATCGCCGCCGACCGCGGCGTGAACAAGGCGAAGGCGGCGACGCTCGTCGCCTCCGACAACGTCGCGGGCGGCAAGCTCGCCGCGAAGACCCTCGCGGAGAAGCTGGGCGGCAAGGGAAAGATCGTCACGCTCCAGGGCGTCGCGGGCACGTCGGCGAGCCGTGAGCGCGGCAAGGGCTTCGCCGAGGGCATCAAGGAGTACCCCGGCATCAAGGTCGTCGCCTCCCAGCCCGCCGACTTCGACCGCACCAAGGGTCTGGACGTCATGACGAACCTGATCCAGTCCAACCCCGGCATCGACGGCGTCTTCGCCGAGAACGACGAGATGGCCCTCGGCGCCGTCAAGGCACTCGGCAACAAGGCGGGCAAGTCGGTCTCGGTGGTCGGCTTCGACGGAACTCCCGACGGACTCAAGGCCGTTGAGGCGGGCACGCTGTACGCGTCCGTGGCGCAGCAGCCGAAGGAGCTGGGCAGGATCGCCGTACAGAACGCGGTGAAGGCGGTGCGCGGCAAGGAGGTCGAGACCATGGTGAAGGTCCCGGTGAAGGTGGTCACGAAGAAGAACGTGGCCGACTTCTCCTGA
- a CDS encoding MFS transporter, with product MSVNSKAPAPTSIPPAAAEEALPGDLRMARTLWPVLVASAVGLLPFTIFSTYLVPMAEDADSSVATLGGLRGLGGLAALLVGTALAPLIDRVRKEWAAAGGLAALGVSAALGASGDFILLAVFCLLVGASTSVLNPALTAAAADRFGSGKAAGRAATLVTATQSMTAMLAAPVIALPALLWGWQGDLFAVTGVSLLLAVIFFVHGKDKPVEEKDSTQRLGYVASFKALGTIPGVVPLLLIALLRTAVFMGYLSYLAAYYDDRFQLDPGLFAFVWTLSGASFFVSNLLTGRVTNSEEPRIGTERMLAIGLVAALVSVVGFYFTHWLPLALAMTSLHAASHAVVAACVVSLLVRRCGTQRGAALSVNAAGMSLGVFVGAGLGGLGLGLAGYTGVAATFGALVIAALVAAVLVLRAGPAEETPADRGPGEGTTKANQDPASAGPGKDGPAKDGPGKGSGAVI from the coding sequence GTGAGCGTCAACTCCAAGGCTCCCGCGCCGACTTCCATACCGCCGGCCGCCGCTGAAGAAGCGTTGCCGGGCGATCTGCGGATGGCCCGCACGCTGTGGCCCGTCCTGGTCGCGTCCGCGGTCGGTCTGCTGCCGTTCACCATCTTCAGCACGTATCTGGTGCCGATGGCCGAGGACGCCGACAGCAGTGTCGCCACGCTGGGCGGGCTGCGCGGACTCGGCGGTCTCGCGGCCCTGTTGGTGGGTACCGCGCTCGCCCCGCTGATCGACCGGGTGCGCAAGGAGTGGGCCGCGGCGGGCGGTCTCGCCGCACTCGGCGTCTCCGCCGCACTCGGCGCGAGCGGGGACTTCATCCTGCTCGCCGTGTTCTGCCTCCTTGTCGGCGCCAGTACGTCGGTGCTGAACCCGGCGCTGACAGCGGCAGCCGCCGACCGCTTCGGCTCAGGGAAGGCCGCGGGGCGCGCGGCGACGCTCGTCACGGCGACCCAGTCGATGACGGCGATGCTCGCGGCGCCGGTCATCGCGCTGCCCGCGCTGCTCTGGGGCTGGCAGGGCGACCTGTTCGCCGTGACCGGAGTGTCGCTGCTCCTGGCGGTGATCTTCTTCGTACACGGCAAGGACAAGCCGGTGGAGGAAAAGGACTCCACCCAACGCCTGGGCTACGTGGCCTCGTTCAAGGCGCTCGGGACAATCCCCGGGGTTGTCCCGCTCCTGCTCATCGCCCTGCTGCGCACGGCGGTGTTCATGGGCTACCTCTCCTATCTGGCGGCCTACTACGACGACCGGTTCCAACTCGACCCCGGGCTCTTCGCGTTCGTGTGGACGCTGAGCGGCGCGTCGTTCTTTGTGAGCAACCTCCTCACGGGGCGGGTCACGAACTCCGAGGAGCCGCGGATCGGCACCGAGCGGATGCTGGCCATCGGCCTCGTCGCCGCGCTCGTCTCGGTCGTGGGCTTCTACTTCACGCACTGGCTCCCGCTCGCGCTCGCGATGACGTCCCTGCACGCGGCGAGCCACGCCGTGGTGGCCGCGTGCGTGGTCAGCCTCCTGGTCCGCCGCTGCGGCACACAACGCGGCGCGGCCCTGAGCGTGAACGCCGCGGGAATGAGCCTCGGGGTCTTCGTGGGCGCAGGCCTCGGCGGCCTCGGCCTCGGCCTCGCCGGGTATACCGGCGTCGCCGCGACCTTCGGCGCGCTGGTGATCGCGGCACTGGTGGCCGCGGTTCTCGTGCTGAGGGCCGGCCCGGCGGAGGAGACCCCGGCGGACCGGGGGCCGGGCGAAGGCACGACAAAGGCGAACCAGGACCCGGCGAGCGCCGGGCCGGGGAAGGACGGCCCGGCGAAGGACGGCCCGGGGAAGGGATCCGGGGCCGTCATCTAG
- a CDS encoding pyridoxal-phosphate dependent enzyme, producing the protein MHDHIAEAVKKPDLISLEPDLVCLRFETMKIYSALGAVRHLLDSGAVKPGDTLIDSSSGIYAQALALACHRYGMKCHIVGSTTVDHTLRVQLDILGATLEQVRPSKNLRLDQELRVRRIAEILEANPSYHWMRQYHDSIHYLGYRDVAGTIDAEVPEGPLALVGGVGSGASTGAIAGYLREAGRDVSLVGVQPFGSVTFGSEHVADPDMIIAGIGSAIEFQNVRHEAYDRVHWVNFDCAVSGAVSLLRTSGIFAGLSAGAAYLTALWEQRRDDSRTYVFIAADTGHRYVESAYAKHAEAPDIDTLKPHEITSLDELRHPWSTTSWPDLP; encoded by the coding sequence ATGCACGACCACATAGCCGAAGCGGTGAAGAAACCCGATCTCATATCCCTGGAGCCGGACTTGGTCTGTCTCCGGTTCGAGACGATGAAGATCTATTCGGCCTTGGGAGCGGTCCGTCACCTTCTTGACTCCGGTGCCGTGAAACCCGGCGACACCCTCATCGACAGTTCCAGCGGTATCTACGCGCAAGCGCTGGCGCTCGCCTGTCACCGCTACGGAATGAAATGCCACATCGTGGGTTCCACGACCGTGGACCACACCCTGCGCGTCCAGCTGGACATACTCGGCGCCACGCTGGAACAGGTGCGGCCGTCCAAGAATCTCCGGCTCGACCAGGAGCTGAGGGTGCGGCGCATCGCGGAGATACTCGAGGCGAATCCCTCGTACCACTGGATGCGGCAGTACCACGACAGCATTCATTACCTCGGCTACCGCGACGTGGCCGGGACGATCGACGCCGAGGTCCCCGAGGGGCCGCTCGCCCTGGTGGGCGGGGTCGGCTCGGGGGCCTCGACCGGCGCCATCGCCGGGTATCTGCGGGAGGCGGGCCGCGACGTCTCACTCGTCGGCGTGCAGCCTTTCGGCAGCGTCACCTTCGGCTCGGAGCACGTGGCCGACCCGGACATGATCATCGCCGGGATCGGCAGCGCCATCGAATTCCAGAATGTCCGGCACGAAGCGTACGACCGCGTGCACTGGGTGAATTTCGACTGCGCGGTGTCCGGCGCGGTCTCGCTCCTGAGGACCAGCGGAATCTTCGCCGGCCTTTCCGCCGGTGCCGCCTATCTGACCGCTCTCTGGGAACAGCGCCGCGACGATTCCCGTACGTACGTATTCATCGCGGCGGACACGGGTCATCGCTATGTCGAAAGCGCCTACGCGAAACACGCCGAGGCGCCGGACATCGACACCCTGAAGCCCCACGAGATCACCTCGCTCGACGAGCTGAGGCACCCCTGGTCGACCACTTCCTGGCCCGACCTCCCATAA
- a CDS encoding FecCD family ABC transporter permease translates to MSPPPATSPTAAIALAPDAPPPDPPPAKGVRSRLASRAGLGAVCAVLFLALLVSVVVAIGLGSAVVTPGDTARLLWAALSGGSIDADEVTTYQIIWQIRTPRVLLAALVGAGLSAVGVAIQALVRNALADPFVLGVSSGASVGAVAVTVTGGLAALGIYAVSAGAFIGALVASLLVYVASASRGGGLSPLRLVLTGVAMALGFQAVMSVIIYFAPDSEATSMVLYWTMGSFGAASWGALPVVAACVLLGLAVLYRYSRALDVLALGDETATSLGISPDRHRKGLLLLASLITGVMVAVSGAISFVGLVMPHLVRMVVGATHARVLAVAPLVGAVFMVWVDLVSRTLVAPRELPLGVITALVGVPVFVALMRRKAYMFGGR, encoded by the coding sequence ATGTCCCCGCCGCCCGCGACCTCCCCCACGGCAGCCATTGCCCTGGCCCCCGACGCACCCCCACCGGACCCGCCGCCGGCCAAGGGTGTGCGGAGCCGTCTCGCCTCCCGGGCGGGTCTGGGGGCGGTCTGCGCCGTGCTCTTCCTCGCCCTGCTCGTCTCCGTCGTCGTGGCCATCGGCCTCGGCTCCGCCGTCGTCACGCCGGGTGACACGGCCCGGCTGCTGTGGGCGGCGCTGAGCGGCGGGAGCATCGATGCGGATGAGGTGACGACGTATCAGATCATCTGGCAGATCCGCACACCTCGCGTGCTCCTCGCGGCACTTGTGGGGGCCGGCCTCAGCGCGGTGGGCGTCGCCATCCAGGCGCTGGTGCGCAACGCGCTCGCCGATCCGTTCGTCCTCGGCGTCTCGTCCGGGGCCTCGGTCGGCGCGGTCGCCGTCACGGTCACCGGCGGACTCGCGGCACTCGGCATCTACGCGGTGTCGGCGGGGGCGTTCATCGGGGCGCTCGTCGCATCCCTCCTGGTGTACGTCGCCTCGGCGAGCCGCGGTGGCGGGCTCTCGCCGCTGCGGCTTGTCCTGACGGGCGTGGCCATGGCGCTCGGCTTCCAGGCCGTGATGAGCGTGATCATCTACTTCGCGCCGGACAGCGAGGCGACCAGCATGGTCCTGTACTGGACGATGGGCAGCTTCGGCGCCGCGAGCTGGGGCGCCCTGCCCGTCGTCGCCGCCTGCGTACTGCTCGGTCTCGCGGTGCTCTACAGGTACAGCCGGGCGCTCGACGTCCTCGCGCTCGGTGACGAGACCGCGACGAGCCTGGGCATCAGCCCCGACCGGCACCGCAAGGGCCTGCTCCTGCTCGCCTCGCTGATCACCGGCGTGATGGTCGCCGTCAGCGGCGCGATCAGTTTCGTCGGCCTGGTCATGCCCCACCTCGTACGCATGGTGGTCGGCGCCACGCACGCGCGGGTGCTCGCCGTCGCGCCGCTGGTCGGGGCGGTGTTCATGGTCTGGGTCGACCTGGTGTCGCGCACGCTGGTGGCGCCGCGCGAGCTGCCGCTCGGGGTCATCACGGCACTGGTCGGGGTGCCGGTGTTCGTCGCGCTGATGCGGCGCAAGGCCTATATGTTCGGGGGGCGTTGA
- a CDS encoding GHMP family kinase ATP-binding protein, whose protein sequence is MKLSQEAGPRPRAAGAGSVGTGVGTAFGTFGELLQGVLPEEDGDFLVTLPVARWTMATFRREPGCGDVTVRPAGKTKALQLARTICELAERHTGLTSAGGTLHVNSVIPEGKGLASSSADLVATARAVGQALGVEMPPARIERLLADIEPTDGVLYPAIVAFHHRTVRLRGILGSLPVMAVVGIDEGGSVDTVDFNRIPKPFTLADRHEYARLLDRLACAVRRRDLAEVGRVATRSAQMNQLLRHKWALEPMREICREVGGLGVAVAHSGTTLGILLDTADPSYTQRVSAAARACAELAGGVTVYRTLSFPRGAGLVRG, encoded by the coding sequence GTGAAGCTGTCCCAGGAGGCCGGGCCGCGGCCCCGCGCGGCGGGTGCGGGATCAGTCGGAACCGGAGTGGGTACCGCCTTCGGGACCTTCGGTGAGCTGCTCCAGGGTGTGCTGCCGGAGGAGGACGGGGACTTCCTGGTGACGTTGCCCGTCGCGCGGTGGACGATGGCCACGTTCCGGCGGGAGCCCGGCTGCGGGGACGTGACGGTCCGGCCCGCGGGTAAGACCAAGGCGCTCCAACTGGCGCGTACGATCTGTGAGTTGGCGGAGCGGCACACCGGCTTGACGTCGGCCGGGGGGACCCTCCACGTCAACAGCGTCATCCCCGAGGGCAAGGGCCTGGCGAGCTCATCGGCCGACCTCGTCGCGACCGCGCGGGCGGTCGGGCAGGCGCTGGGCGTCGAGATGCCGCCTGCGCGCATCGAGCGGCTGCTCGCGGACATCGAGCCCACGGACGGGGTGCTCTATCCGGCGATCGTCGCCTTCCACCACCGCACCGTGCGCCTGCGCGGCATCCTCGGATCGCTCCCGGTCATGGCCGTGGTGGGGATCGACGAGGGCGGCTCGGTCGACACGGTCGACTTCAACCGCATCCCCAAGCCGTTCACGCTGGCCGACCGGCACGAGTACGCGCGCCTGCTCGACCGCCTCGCGTGCGCCGTCCGCCGCCGCGACCTGGCGGAGGTCGGCCGGGTCGCGACCCGCAGCGCCCAGATGAATCAACTCCTGCGCCACAAATGGGCCTTGGAACCGATGCGGGAGATCTGCCGGGAGGTCGGCGGCCTGGGCGTCGCCGTCGCGCACAGCGGCACGACCCTGGGCATCCTGCTGGACACCGCCGACCCGTCGTACACGCAACGGGTCAGCGCGGCGGCGCGGGCGTGCGCGGAACTGGCGGGCGGGGTGACCGTCTACCGGACGCTCAGCTTCCCCCGAGGGGCCGGGCTCGTGCGGGGCTGA
- the rbsD gene encoding D-ribose pyranase, with amino-acid sequence MKKIGILNRHLSGALAELGHGDTILICDAGMPIPPGPRVVDLAFRAGVPSFAEVLDGLLAELVTEGGTAATEVREANPATAGLLASRVTPLTLIPHEELKRRTATARLVVRTGEATPYANVLLRCGVFF; translated from the coding sequence ATGAAGAAGATCGGCATCCTCAACCGCCATCTCTCCGGCGCCCTGGCCGAGTTGGGCCACGGGGACACGATCCTGATCTGCGACGCGGGCATGCCCATTCCGCCGGGCCCGCGGGTAGTCGACCTGGCCTTCCGTGCGGGTGTCCCGTCCTTCGCGGAGGTACTGGACGGACTGCTGGCCGAGCTGGTGACGGAGGGCGGCACGGCGGCGACGGAGGTCCGGGAGGCGAACCCGGCGACGGCCGGGCTCCTGGCGTCCCGCGTCACACCCCTCACCCTGATCCCCCACGAGGAACTCAAGCGCCGCACGGCCACGGCCCGCCTGGTGGTACGCACCGGCGAGGCGACGCCGTACGCGAACGTGCTGCTCCGGTGCGGGGTGTTCTTCTGA
- a CDS encoding ribokinase, producing MHDHAHAHDPSRDHDLDDATYDLLVVGSANADLVVGVERRPAPGETVLGSDLVTHPGGKGANQSVAAARLGARTALLARVGDDAHGRLLLDSQRAAGADTVGVLVGGAPTGVALITVDPSGDNSIVVSPGANARLTPEDIRAAGSLLAASRVVSTQLEIPVESVTEVVRTLPATARFVLNPSPPAPLPDEVLAACDPLVVNEHEARYILGDDAAPGDSPEDWARALLTLGPRSVVITLGARGALTADGSGSPVTVPSPKVDAVDTTGAGDAFTAALAWRLGLGEELPTAAAYAARVGATSVTRQGAQESYPTADEVAGQMEGQVEGA from the coding sequence ATGCACGACCACGCCCACGCCCACGACCCCAGCCGTGACCACGACCTCGACGACGCCACGTACGACCTCCTCGTCGTCGGGTCGGCCAACGCCGATCTGGTGGTCGGGGTCGAGCGCCGCCCCGCCCCCGGTGAGACGGTCCTCGGCTCCGACCTCGTCACGCATCCCGGTGGCAAGGGGGCGAACCAGTCGGTCGCGGCGGCCCGCCTCGGCGCCCGCACGGCCCTGCTGGCGCGGGTAGGCGACGACGCCCACGGCCGGCTTCTGCTCGACTCGCAGCGCGCGGCGGGCGCGGACACGGTCGGCGTCCTGGTCGGCGGGGCGCCCACGGGCGTCGCGCTGATCACCGTCGACCCGTCGGGCGACAACAGCATCGTGGTCTCGCCGGGCGCCAACGCCAGGCTGACGCCCGAGGACATCCGCGCGGCGGGCAGCCTGCTCGCCGCGTCCCGGGTGGTCTCGACGCAGCTGGAGATCCCCGTCGAGTCGGTCACCGAGGTCGTACGCACCCTGCCGGCGACCGCCCGCTTCGTCCTCAACCCCTCTCCTCCGGCACCGCTGCCGGATGAAGTCCTCGCCGCATGCGACCCGTTGGTGGTGAACGAGCACGAGGCGCGCTACATCCTGGGCGACGACGCGGCCCCCGGAGACTCCCCCGAGGACTGGGCGCGGGCGCTGCTCACCCTCGGCCCCCGCTCGGTGGTGATCACCCTGGGCGCGCGGGGAGCGCTGACGGCGGACGGCAGCGGCTCACCCGTCACCGTGCCGAGCCCGAAGGTGGACGCGGTGGACACGACCGGCGCGGGCGACGCGTTCACGGCGGCCCTGGCCTGGCGCCTGGGCCTGGGCGAGGAACTGCCGACGGCTGCGGCGTACGCGGCGCGCGTGGGGGCCACTTCGGTCACCCGGCAGGGCGCGCAGGAGTCGTACCCGACGGCGGACGAGGTGGCGGGCCAGATGGAGGGCCAGGTGGAGGGCGCATGA